The alpha proteobacterium U9-1i genome includes a region encoding these proteins:
- a CDS encoding A/G-specific adenine glycosylase — protein MLQQTTVAAVGPYFRKFLALFPTPQALADAPRDTVLEAWAGLGYYSRARNLHLAARSLADNGVPTNEAGWRVLPGVGPYTAAAIAAIAFDEATNVVDGNVERVMARLHAVEAPLPAAKAELREIAAGYVTAKRPGDWAQALMDLGATICTPKSLKCEVCPVSSWCAAFAGGAPETYPRRAAKAERPQRHGAAFVLRRKDKLWLVRRPDKGLLGGMAGLPTTPWRETTWTRKQALEHAPAEADWKRSGQVRHVFTHFGLRLDVYEANAEPNGDGFWGDARALPTVFKKAAGAAGGD, from the coding sequence ATGCTTCAGCAGACGACGGTGGCTGCCGTCGGGCCTTATTTTCGCAAGTTCCTGGCGCTGTTTCCGACGCCGCAAGCGCTGGCGGATGCGCCTCGGGATACCGTGTTGGAGGCTTGGGCGGGGCTCGGTTATTACAGTCGCGCGCGAAATCTCCACCTCGCGGCTCGGAGTTTGGCCGATAACGGCGTGCCGACGAACGAGGCCGGCTGGCGGGTGCTGCCAGGGGTTGGGCCGTACACTGCGGCAGCGATCGCGGCGATTGCGTTCGATGAAGCGACCAATGTCGTGGATGGCAATGTCGAACGGGTGATGGCGCGGTTGCACGCCGTCGAGGCGCCGTTGCCGGCGGCGAAAGCCGAACTGCGCGAGATCGCGGCCGGTTATGTCACCGCCAAGCGCCCGGGTGACTGGGCGCAGGCCCTCATGGATTTGGGCGCAACCATCTGCACGCCGAAATCGCTCAAGTGCGAGGTATGCCCGGTCTCATCGTGGTGCGCGGCCTTTGCTGGCGGCGCGCCGGAAACGTATCCGCGACGCGCCGCGAAAGCGGAGCGTCCGCAACGTCACGGCGCCGCTTTTGTGCTGCGGCGGAAGGATAAGCTCTGGCTTGTACGCCGGCCCGACAAGGGCTTGCTCGGCGGCATGGCCGGTTTGCCGACGACGCCATGGCGCGAGACGACGTGGACGCGCAAGCAGGCGCTCGAACACGCGCCGGCGGAAGCCGATTGGAAGCGCAGCGGCCAAGTGCGCCACGTCTTCACGCATTTTGGGTTGCGGTTGGATGTGTACGAGGCCAATGCCGAGCCGAACGGGGACGGGTTTTGGGGCGATGCGCGCGCGTTGCCGACCGTGTTCAAGAAAGCGGCGGGAGCCGCGGGAGGGGATTGA
- a CDS encoding peptidase M1, whose amino-acid sequence MIVRRTLLAAALVTPTVTACATAPAPGTMAPLPLDPFTHARPNEARVTHVSLDLVADFSRKVLRGSATLSIVAQPGVNEIVLDVDRLNIRSVRSGRTAATYVIGQHRPDIGAPLTITLVPGARSITIEYETHPEAGALQWLEPSMTASNKPFLFSQGQSILTRTWVPTQDSPGIRQTYDARIVAPRGLKAVMSAEMLTPDGEFADANSDAFRFRMPNPIPPYLIAIAIGDLAFRPIGARTGVYAEPSVVAAAANECADMERMLLAAEALYGPYRWGRYDVLVLPPSFPYGGMENPRLTFLTPTFIAGDRSLVALVAHELAHSWSGNLVTNAVWADSWLNESFTNYFEGRISEALFGVDHVAMQDALAWVDIQAAIAGNPADLTRLHLADSVHPDNTLSAIVYDKGALFLRTLEREVGRQRLDAWLRSYFDRYAFQPMTTATMLADFRARVVQNDGALGARLQLEAWCYEPGLPSNAQEPRAAAFDAVAAQVTAFNAGGPASAVPWADWGTYQRQRFLQTLPRSLPAARLTELEGALGLNATGNSEVLFDWLMLAVANGYEPARASLESFITRQGRRKFVAPLYRALMAQGAWGQAIARRVYATARATYHPVTTGTVDEIVTPR is encoded by the coding sequence ATGATTGTTCGGCGCACACTGCTCGCCGCCGCTTTGGTCACGCCAACGGTAACCGCCTGCGCCACGGCGCCGGCGCCCGGCACAATGGCGCCTCTGCCGCTTGATCCGTTCACCCACGCCCGCCCCAACGAAGCGCGAGTAACGCACGTCTCGCTCGATCTGGTGGCGGACTTTTCGCGCAAAGTGCTGAGGGGCTCGGCGACGCTATCGATCGTCGCCCAACCCGGCGTCAACGAAATTGTGCTGGACGTTGACCGCCTCAACATTCGCAGCGTCCGCTCCGGGCGCACGGCGGCCACCTACGTGATCGGCCAACATCGCCCTGACATCGGCGCGCCACTCACGATCACCTTGGTCCCCGGCGCGCGCAGCATCACCATCGAATACGAAACTCATCCCGAGGCAGGCGCGCTGCAATGGCTTGAGCCCTCGATGACGGCGAGCAACAAGCCTTTCCTGTTCAGCCAAGGCCAATCGATTCTCACGCGCACCTGGGTGCCGACGCAGGACAGCCCCGGCATTCGCCAAACCTATGACGCCCGCATCGTCGCCCCGCGCGGCCTCAAAGCGGTGATGAGCGCGGAGATGCTGACGCCGGATGGCGAGTTCGCCGATGCAAACAGCGACGCCTTCCGCTTCCGCATGCCGAACCCGATCCCGCCCTATTTGATCGCCATCGCCATCGGCGATCTCGCGTTCCGCCCAATCGGCGCGCGCACTGGCGTGTACGCGGAGCCAAGCGTCGTCGCCGCAGCCGCGAACGAATGCGCGGACATGGAGCGCATGCTGTTGGCGGCGGAGGCGCTCTACGGGCCGTATCGCTGGGGCCGTTACGATGTGCTGGTGCTGCCGCCGTCGTTTCCGTATGGCGGCATGGAAAACCCGCGCCTCACCTTCCTCACGCCAACCTTCATCGCCGGCGACCGCAGCCTCGTTGCGCTGGTCGCGCACGAGCTCGCGCATTCATGGTCCGGCAATCTCGTCACCAACGCGGTTTGGGCGGATTCTTGGCTCAACGAGAGCTTCACCAATTATTTCGAAGGCCGCATCAGCGAAGCCCTGTTTGGCGTCGATCACGTTGCGATGCAAGACGCGCTGGCGTGGGTCGACATCCAAGCCGCCATCGCCGGCAACCCGGCTGATCTCACGCGGCTGCACTTGGCCGACAGCGTCCACCCGGACAACACGCTCTCAGCAATCGTGTATGACAAGGGCGCGCTCTTCCTGCGCACGTTGGAGCGCGAAGTTGGACGCCAGCGGCTCGATGCCTGGTTGCGCTCCTACTTCGATCGCTACGCCTTCCAGCCGATGACGACCGCGACGATGCTCGCGGACTTCCGCGCGCGCGTAGTGCAAAACGATGGCGCGCTGGGCGCGCGCTTGCAACTTGAAGCGTGGTGTTACGAGCCCGGCCTGCCGTCGAACGCGCAAGAACCCCGCGCCGCCGCCTTTGACGCTGTCGCCGCGCAAGTCACGGCGTTCAACGCGGGCGGTCCAGCGAGCGCCGTGCCATGGGCGGATTGGGGCACCTATCAGCGCCAACGCTTCCTGCAAACTTTGCCGCGCAGTTTGCCAGCAGCCCGCCTCACCGAGCTTGAAGGCGCGCTGGGCCTCAACGCCACCGGCAACAGCGAAGTGTTGTTCGATTGGCTGATGCTGGCGGTGGCCAACGGGTACGAGCCCGCGCGGGCCTCGCTCGAAAGCTTCATCACCCGTCAGGGCCGGCGCAAATTCGTCGCGCCGCTCTATCGCGCCCTGATGGCGCAAGGGGCGTGGGGCCAAGCGATCGCACGGCGCGTCTACGCGACGGCGCGCGCGACGTATCACCCGGTCACCACCGGCACCGTGGATGAAATCGTGACGCCCCGCTGA
- a CDS encoding ketosteroid isomerase-related protein: MVGLRYAGVGHVSPDIIWNEAENFPYADGNPYRGPQAIAEGVFARCVGEWEDFAVKPEELLDAGETVVALVRYAGVYKATGKPMNPQAVHVWRITNAKVTQFQQYADTLHVAQAIAN; this comes from the coding sequence ATGGTTGGCCTTCGTTACGCGGGGGTTGGCCATGTGAGCCCGGACATCATCTGGAACGAAGCCGAGAATTTTCCGTACGCCGACGGCAATCCCTATCGGGGCCCACAGGCGATCGCTGAAGGCGTGTTCGCGCGCTGCGTGGGCGAGTGGGAAGACTTTGCCGTGAAGCCGGAAGAATTGCTCGACGCAGGCGAAACGGTGGTGGCGCTCGTCCGTTATGCTGGCGTCTACAAGGCCACCGGTAAACCGATGAACCCGCAAGCCGTCCACGTGTGGCGTATCACCAACGCCAAGGTCACCCAGTTCCAGCAATACGCCGACACGCTGCACGTGGCGCAGGCGATCGCGAATTAA